One stretch of Desulfurellaceae bacterium DNA includes these proteins:
- a CDS encoding cyclase family protein — protein RYTSPDADCLACLLGSCQQPEEKGTGVMSTKLSYWPYNTYNWGRWPNDRGTLNLLTEGTTARAIASVKTHQTFALGAPLQADEIANDTRTYQHKLLRVGDYIYGPEGEPVQEAADLVSVAIHGMTNSHIDAYNHVGHNGKSFNGANFTDNISQETGGTRYTIMDNPAIVTRAWLVDVPRGRGVSVLKRGTPVVPDDLLHLQDQVEPGDALVIRTGRYATAVVRPDDPGAQDDHGNWSGLHVDCIDLIAKWDIATVATDSSGDNFPSTTPECSVPIHILTEAYLGLPLIHHLFLEEIAGHLAERSHKDFMLTVAPLRIVGGTGSPVSPVGII, from the coding sequence TCGCTACACAAGCCCGGACGCCGACTGCTTAGCATGCCTGCTTGGGTCCTGCCAACAGCCGGAGGAGAAAGGAACAGGTGTCATGAGCACAAAACTTTCGTACTGGCCCTACAACACATACAACTGGGGGCGTTGGCCAAATGACCGGGGAACGCTCAATCTGCTGACCGAAGGAACGACCGCGAGAGCCATCGCCTCGGTCAAAACCCATCAGACGTTTGCTCTCGGAGCCCCACTCCAGGCCGATGAAATAGCCAATGACACGAGAACATATCAGCATAAGCTGCTGAGGGTCGGGGATTACATCTACGGACCGGAGGGAGAGCCTGTTCAGGAAGCCGCTGATCTCGTTTCCGTCGCCATCCACGGGATGACGAATTCCCATATCGACGCGTATAATCATGTCGGCCATAACGGGAAGTCGTTTAATGGTGCCAATTTCACAGACAATATTTCTCAGGAAACAGGCGGGACGCGCTATACGATTATGGACAATCCAGCCATTGTGACACGGGCGTGGCTCGTCGATGTTCCGCGTGGTCGCGGTGTCAGCGTCCTGAAGCGCGGGACACCGGTGGTTCCAGACGATCTGCTACACCTCCAAGATCAGGTCGAACCGGGCGATGCGTTAGTCATTCGGACAGGGCGTTACGCAACCGCGGTCGTCCGGCCTGATGATCCAGGTGCGCAAGACGACCACGGGAATTGGTCAGGACTGCATGTCGATTGCATTGATCTGATTGCCAAGTGGGACATTGCCACCGTGGCAACAGACAGTTCAGGCGATAACTTTCCGAGCACAACACCGGAATGTTCGGTGCCGATACACATTCTGACAGAAGCCTATCTGGGGCTGCCGCTTATTCACCATTTGTTTCTGGAAGAGATTGCCGGCCACCTCGCCGAGCGTTCACACAAAGATTTTATGCTGACGGTTGCCCCGCTCCGCATTGTCGGCGGAACAGGCTCACCCGTCAGTCCGGTCGGGATTATTTAG
- a CDS encoding GFA family protein, producing MPFTGGCACGAIRYECSAEPLFMGNCHCRECQWVSGGGHTSSLMVPAAAVTISGEVKYHERKGDSGNTVRKGFCPECGTPLFSRPAILADKMGIRVGTLDDSSWFRPGANIWTSSAQPWDVLDPDLPAYPKMPPLPGSE from the coding sequence ATGCCATTTACCGGAGGCTGCGCGTGTGGCGCGATTCGTTACGAGTGTAGTGCCGAGCCCCTGTTCATGGGCAATTGCCACTGCCGGGAGTGTCAGTGGGTGAGCGGCGGCGGGCACACCTCGAGCCTGATGGTCCCGGCCGCTGCCGTTACCATCAGCGGCGAGGTCAAGTACCATGAACGCAAGGGCGACAGCGGCAACACGGTCCGCAAGGGCTTTTGCCCCGAGTGCGGCACCCCGCTGTTCAGCCGACCGGCCATCCTGGCCGACAAAATGGGTATCCGGGTGGGTACTTTAGACGACTCCAGCTGGTTTCGGCCGGGCGCCAACATCTGGACCTCCAGTGCCCAGCCCTGGGATGTGCTCGACCCCGACCTGCCGGCCTACCCCAAGATGCCGCCCCTGCCCGGCAGCGAATAG
- a CDS encoding transcriptional regulator yields MSLTRHFKETIQARIGRDPAFREALLKEGVECLLSGDVETGKAVLRDYINATIGFEALGGLTDKSPKSLMRMFGPNGNPQARNLFEIIRCLQAHEGLRLTVRSVRQPTVS; encoded by the coding sequence ATGTCCCTGACACGACACTTCAAGGAGACGATTCAGGCGCGTATCGGGCGCGACCCGGCCTTCCGCGAGGCACTGCTCAAGGAAGGGGTCGAGTGCCTGCTTTCGGGCGATGTGGAGACCGGTAAGGCGGTACTGCGCGACTATATCAATGCGACTATCGGGTTTGAGGCGCTCGGCGGATTGACTGACAAGTCGCCCAAGAGCCTGATGCGCATGTTTGGCCCGAACGGTAATCCGCAAGCCCGGAACCTGTTCGAGATCATCCGCTGCCTTCAGGCGCACGAAGGCTTGCGGCTCACGGTCCGGTCGGTTCGCCAGCCGACGGTCAGTTGA
- a CDS encoding type II toxin-antitoxin system RelE/ParE family toxin: MIEIREYVDAKGRSPYARWFNRLNAQAAAKVATALVRMEQGNLSGVKSVGAGVLEHRIDFGPGYRVYFGKDGDTWIILLCGGTKRHQQQDIETARDLWREYKRRKRRET, from the coding sequence ATGATCGAAATCAGGGAATATGTCGATGCCAAAGGCCGTAGCCCGTACGCCAGATGGTTCAATCGGCTTAACGCTCAAGCTGCGGCCAAGGTGGCGACAGCACTGGTCCGGATGGAGCAAGGAAACCTCTCCGGTGTCAAGAGCGTAGGTGCCGGCGTGCTCGAACACCGGATAGACTTCGGCCCTGGCTATCGAGTCTATTTCGGCAAGGATGGCGATACCTGGATCATTCTCCTCTGCGGTGGGACCAAGAGGCATCAACAACAGGATATCGAGACTGCCCGCGACCTCTGGCGGGAATATAAACGGCGCAAACGACGGGAGACCTAG
- a CDS encoding HipA domain-containing protein, whose amino-acid sequence MANVNVLDVLLYDEPVGTLTRVGGDRTLFAFNDDYSADDNRPVLGLGFKDQLGELITAFRPTQTRVHPFFSNLLPEGHLRTYLAERAGVSPVREFFLLWVLGRDLPGAITIRPADGEAWSPDDHRTADDDRDDDHRGDALRFSLAGVQLKFSAITEAAGGLTIPAGGAGGSWIVKLPSRGFAGVPENEFSMMTLARLVGMDVPALRLIDIGAIRNLPDGIGTLEGQALVIERFDRLPGGEVVHVEDFAQIFGVYPEAKYKNASMRSIGRVIGAEGGEADIAEFIRRLTFNTLIGNADMHLKNWSLIYPDRRHAALAPAYDFVSTIAYIPDGKAALNFSRTKRFSEFSEDELSHLAAKARLPERLVLDTACETVTLFHQHWRTHKANLPLAAEVVRTVEAHLKTIPIARL is encoded by the coding sequence ATGGCTAACGTCAACGTCCTCGATGTCCTGCTTTACGATGAGCCGGTCGGCACGCTCACCCGCGTTGGAGGTGACCGGACGCTCTTTGCCTTCAACGATGACTACAGCGCCGACGACAATCGGCCGGTGCTCGGGCTGGGTTTTAAGGACCAGCTTGGTGAATTGATCACCGCCTTCAGGCCCACCCAGACACGGGTTCACCCGTTCTTCTCGAATTTGCTGCCCGAAGGGCACCTGCGCACCTATCTGGCTGAACGGGCCGGGGTGAGTCCTGTGCGCGAGTTTTTCCTGCTCTGGGTGCTGGGCAGGGACCTGCCGGGTGCGATCACAATCAGGCCGGCCGATGGCGAAGCATGGTCGCCTGATGATCACAGGACCGCCGATGATGATCGTGATGACGATCACCGCGGCGATGCTCTGCGCTTTTCATTGGCCGGCGTGCAACTCAAATTCTCGGCCATCACCGAGGCTGCCGGTGGGCTCACCATTCCGGCCGGAGGCGCTGGCGGCTCGTGGATCGTGAAGCTGCCCTCGCGCGGATTTGCGGGCGTGCCCGAGAACGAATTCTCGATGATGACGCTGGCCCGGCTTGTCGGTATGGACGTACCGGCCCTCCGGCTCATCGATATTGGTGCCATCCGAAATCTACCGGATGGTATCGGCACTCTTGAAGGGCAGGCGCTCGTGATCGAGCGCTTCGACCGGTTGCCGGGCGGAGAGGTCGTTCACGTCGAAGATTTCGCACAGATATTCGGGGTCTACCCCGAGGCAAAATACAAGAACGCCAGCATGCGCAGCATTGGCAGAGTCATTGGCGCTGAGGGCGGCGAAGCGGACATTGCCGAGTTTATCCGCAGGCTGACCTTCAACACGCTGATCGGCAATGCCGACATGCATTTGAAGAACTGGTCGTTGATCTACCCGGACCGGCGGCATGCCGCCTTGGCGCCAGCCTATGATTTCGTTTCCACGATCGCCTATATCCCGGATGGTAAGGCCGCCCTCAATTTCAGCCGGACCAAGCGTTTCTCTGAATTTTCAGAGGACGAGCTGTCGCATCTTGCCGCCAAGGCCCGACTGCCGGAAAGGCTCGTGCTCGATACTGCCTGTGAAACCGTTACGTTGTTTCACCAGCACTGGCGCACCCACAAGGCGAACCTTCCGCTGGCTGCCGAAGTCGTACGGACCGTTGAAGCCCATCTGAAAACGATCCCCATTGCTCGGTTGTGA
- a CDS encoding helix-turn-helix transcriptional regulator, whose translation MSYATEDIVATLRTARRAKGLSQRELSAKSGVPQGHISKIENGAVDLRISSLVALARILDLELMLVPRKSVSAVQLIARGAAARASTESVRPAYSLEEDDHG comes from the coding sequence ATGAGCTATGCGACCGAGGATATCGTCGCTACGCTGCGGACCGCTCGCAGAGCCAAGGGTCTCAGCCAGCGTGAGCTGAGCGCCAAGTCGGGCGTGCCGCAGGGCCATATCTCGAAGATCGAGAACGGTGCGGTCGATCTCAGAATCTCGAGCTTGGTCGCGCTCGCTCGCATTCTTGATCTGGAGTTGATGCTCGTGCCCCGCAAGTCCGTCTCGGCGGTCCAGCTGATTGCAAGGGGCGCCGCAGCCCGCGCATCGACGGAGTCCGTGCGCCCGGCCTATAGCCTGGAAGAGGACGATCATGGCTAA
- a CDS encoding AbrB/MazE/SpoVT family DNA-binding domain-containing protein — MPLVTVKPKFQVTIPAKLRQQINLREGDLMEATVVEDGILLRPKEVVDRTVAADRIASILAHTEPSPQDADRSEDEIMQDTLADIAKARRERRKRKA; from the coding sequence ATGCCGCTGGTCACCGTGAAGCCGAAATTCCAGGTCACCATTCCCGCCAAGCTGCGACAACAGATTAATCTGCGCGAAGGCGACCTGATGGAGGCCACCGTCGTCGAAGATGGCATCCTCCTACGGCCCAAGGAGGTGGTGGACCGCACTGTTGCCGCCGACCGTATTGCGTCCATCCTCGCGCATACCGAGCCCTCGCCCCAAGACGCCGACCGTTCCGAGGACGAGATCATGCAAGATACCCTCGCCGATATAGCAAAGGCCCGCAGAGAGCGTCGTAAGCGCAAGGCATGA
- a CDS encoding putative toxin-antitoxin system toxin component, PIN family — protein sequence MDCNVLVSAARSGGVCGRVIVEAVRRHEVVLSDPIVDEYGMVAGRLGHAPYRNSLRALIRQLEQVAIVVEPAEVVFGLRDPDDEVYLATAMAGDAVLITGNRRDFTEPQYGPVKVFSPRDFLNRMTRG from the coding sequence ATCGACTGCAACGTCCTCGTCTCGGCGGCACGGTCTGGAGGCGTTTGCGGCAGGGTCATTGTCGAGGCGGTGCGTCGTCACGAGGTCGTGCTGTCAGACCCCATCGTCGATGAGTATGGGATGGTCGCCGGGCGACTCGGCCACGCCCCCTACCGTAACAGCCTGCGGGCTCTTATCAGGCAACTTGAACAAGTCGCCATCGTTGTCGAGCCGGCAGAGGTGGTATTCGGTCTCAGAGACCCGGATGATGAAGTCTATCTGGCAACTGCGATGGCCGGCGACGCCGTTCTGATTACCGGCAACAGGCGAGATTTCACGGAACCACAATACGGACCGGTCAAAGTCTTCTCTCCACGCGATTTCCTCAATCGAATGACGCGGGGCTGA
- the hemG gene encoding protoporphyrinogen oxidase gives MNMASAPAHIAIIGGGIAGLAAAHRLEELSREREVPLRCTVLEASDRVGGTIGTEQRDGFVLEYGPDSFISEKPWALALCRRLGLEDELIGTQDQFRTTFVVRQGRLEPLPEGFMLLAPTRLGSLVRSRLFSWPGKLRMGLDLVLPRGPQQDDESLGSFVRRRLGREALERVAQPLIGGIYTADPAELSLAATMPRFLQMERERRSLIYGLWRAGRNTQDAKGASGARWSLFVSLRNGMQQLVDTLVGRLSLGTMRYGSAVRSVQFHDATWQIERRDGGRLQADGVILATPAFQTARMLRACDADLAERLAAMSYSSAATVSLAYRRQDVPHALNGFGFVVPRIENRAIIAGTFSSVKYPGRAPDGQVLLRAFVGGALQAELFELDDDEMEGAVRREFAALLGIEAAPLFSLIARYPHSMPQYLVGHLGRVAAIEQRVAAHPGLALAGSAYRGVGIADCVRSGEAAAQDLLDQLSSPRPEAASANSGITGNAPA, from the coding sequence ATGAACATGGCATCTGCTCCGGCACACATCGCAATCATCGGTGGGGGTATTGCCGGGCTGGCTGCGGCCCACCGTCTTGAGGAGTTGAGCCGGGAGCGCGAAGTCCCGTTGCGCTGCACCGTACTCGAAGCCAGTGACCGTGTGGGCGGGACGATTGGCACGGAGCAGCGCGACGGCTTCGTACTCGAGTACGGCCCCGATTCCTTTATCTCCGAAAAGCCGTGGGCCTTGGCCCTGTGCCGTCGCCTGGGCTTGGAAGACGAACTGATCGGCACCCAGGACCAGTTTCGGACCACCTTTGTGGTGCGCCAAGGGCGGCTGGAGCCTTTGCCCGAAGGCTTCATGCTGCTGGCCCCGACCCGTTTGGGCTCACTCGTGCGTTCCCGCCTCTTTTCCTGGCCGGGAAAGCTGCGGATGGGCCTGGATCTGGTCCTGCCGCGCGGACCCCAGCAGGACGATGAGAGCCTCGGCTCTTTTGTCCGGCGGCGGCTCGGTCGCGAAGCCCTGGAGCGGGTCGCCCAACCCCTGATTGGCGGGATCTACACGGCCGACCCGGCCGAGCTGAGCCTGGCGGCCACCATGCCGCGTTTTCTCCAGATGGAGCGCGAACGGCGCAGCCTGATCTATGGTCTGTGGCGGGCCGGGCGCAACACCCAAGACGCCAAGGGAGCCAGCGGGGCGCGTTGGAGTCTGTTTGTGAGCCTCAGAAACGGGATGCAGCAGCTGGTCGATACGCTTGTGGGACGCCTGTCGCTCGGCACGATGCGTTACGGCAGCGCGGTGCGCTCGGTGCAGTTCCACGACGCGACCTGGCAGATCGAGCGCCGGGACGGCGGCCGTCTCCAGGCCGACGGAGTGATCCTGGCCACGCCCGCTTTTCAGACGGCTCGGATGCTGCGCGCGTGCGACGCCGACCTGGCCGAGCGCTTGGCGGCCATGAGCTACAGCTCGGCCGCCACCGTTAGTCTGGCCTATCGCCGCCAGGACGTTCCGCACGCCCTGAACGGCTTTGGTTTTGTTGTGCCGCGCATCGAGAATCGTGCGATTATTGCGGGCACCTTCTCCAGCGTGAAATACCCCGGGCGGGCCCCGGACGGCCAGGTCTTGCTGCGCGCCTTTGTCGGCGGAGCCTTGCAGGCCGAGCTGTTTGAGCTGGACGATGACGAGATGGAGGGCGCGGTTCGCCGGGAGTTTGCCGCCCTGCTAGGCATTGAGGCGGCTCCGCTCTTCAGCCTGATCGCCCGCTATCCGCATTCCATGCCGCAGTATCTGGTCGGCCATCTGGGGCGGGTGGCGGCCATTGAGCAGCGGGTGGCAGCTCACCCCGGTCTGGCCCTGGCCGGCAGCGCCTACCGCGGGGTCGGTATCGCCGACTGTGTGCGCAGCGGAGAAGCCGCCGCCCAAGACCTCCTGGACCAACTCAGTTCTCCGCGACCGGAAGCAGCCTCAGCTAACTCTGGCATCACTGGCAATGCTCCAGCTTGA
- the hemH gene encoding ferrochelatase: MPFDAILLLAFGGPENMDEVRPFLANVLRGRPVPPQRLEAVVAHYALFNGRSPLKAITLRQADALRTALADDGLDLPVYVGMRNWHPYIHDTLDRMAADGVGRALGVIMSAQHSEAGWQRYQHDVAAAQERLGGRAPSVTYLPGWHEHPLFIDALSDLTQRAFAPIPQNRRPATPLVFTAHSVPSALPSTARYVTQIETGARLVADRLGHAAWRVAYQSRSGDPRTPWLDPDIGAVVRQLAAEGARECVVCPIGFVCDHMEVLYDLDTEARQIAEGLGLSMHRASTVNAHPAFIQMLAALVRQEWERA, encoded by the coding sequence ATGCCTTTTGACGCGATCCTGCTGCTCGCCTTTGGCGGCCCGGAAAACATGGACGAGGTACGTCCCTTTCTGGCCAATGTGTTGCGCGGCCGCCCCGTCCCCCCCCAGCGGCTCGAAGCGGTCGTGGCCCACTACGCGCTGTTCAACGGCCGCTCGCCGCTCAAGGCCATCACCCTGCGTCAGGCCGACGCCCTGCGCACGGCGCTGGCCGACGACGGACTGGATCTGCCGGTGTATGTCGGCATGCGCAACTGGCATCCGTATATCCACGACACTCTGGATCGCATGGCGGCCGACGGGGTAGGCCGGGCCCTGGGCGTCATCATGTCCGCCCAACACAGCGAGGCCGGCTGGCAGCGCTACCAGCACGATGTTGCGGCCGCCCAGGAACGGCTCGGCGGTCGGGCGCCTAGCGTGACCTATTTGCCCGGCTGGCACGAGCATCCGCTGTTCATCGACGCGCTCAGCGACCTCACCCAACGGGCCTTTGCCCCTATACCCCAGAACCGACGTCCGGCCACGCCGCTCGTTTTTACCGCCCACAGCGTGCCCAGCGCGCTGCCGAGCACCGCCCGATACGTGACCCAAATCGAAACTGGCGCCCGCCTGGTGGCCGACAGGCTGGGCCACGCGGCTTGGCGGGTGGCCTACCAGAGCCGCAGCGGCGATCCGCGCACGCCGTGGCTGGATCCGGATATCGGCGCGGTGGTGCGACAGCTGGCGGCCGAGGGCGCGCGCGAGTGTGTTGTGTGCCCCATCGGATTTGTGTGCGATCACATGGAAGTGCTGTACGATCTCGATACCGAGGCCAGGCAGATTGCCGAGGGGCTGGGCCTGAGCATGCACCGCGCCAGCACGGTAAACGCTCATCCCGCGTTCATTCAAATGCTGGCGGCGCTCGTGCGGCAGGAGTGGGAAAGGGCATGA
- the hemE gene encoding uroporphyrinogen decarboxylase: MKEPVFLQACRRQPTPYTPVWLMRQAGRYMPEYRAVRDKVSFLELCKTPELAAQVTVEAVERLGVDAAIIFADILLIVEPMGVGLEFSQGDGPVIHRPLRSGRDIDRLHAQPAAPALEFVFEAVRRARTALPQEIALIGFAGAPFTVASYLIEGGGSRHYIETKRLMYADPGAWRALMAYLVQVTTDYLNGQIAAGAQAVQLFDSWIGCLSPADYRSFILPHMQALIGGLAPGVPVIHFGTNTAGLLELLAEAGGDVIGVDWRTDLDAAWPRIGFDRAVQGNLDPISLFAPLDILRDRTARVLDAAAGRPGHVFNLGHGILPHTPVEQVIALVELVHEMSAR, translated from the coding sequence ATGAAAGAGCCCGTTTTTCTCCAGGCCTGCCGCCGCCAACCAACCCCCTACACGCCGGTGTGGCTGATGCGTCAGGCCGGGCGCTATATGCCCGAGTACCGGGCTGTGCGAGACAAGGTCTCGTTTCTTGAGCTGTGCAAAACGCCCGAGCTGGCCGCCCAGGTGACGGTCGAGGCGGTTGAGCGGCTGGGCGTTGATGCGGCCATTATCTTTGCCGATATTCTGCTGATTGTGGAGCCGATGGGGGTCGGCCTGGAGTTCTCTCAGGGCGACGGGCCGGTCATCCACCGGCCGCTGCGTTCGGGCCGCGACATTGATCGGCTGCACGCCCAGCCCGCTGCCCCGGCCCTGGAATTTGTGTTTGAGGCGGTCCGCCGGGCTCGGACCGCTTTGCCCCAGGAGATTGCCCTGATCGGCTTTGCCGGCGCTCCCTTCACCGTGGCCTCGTATCTGATTGAGGGCGGTGGCTCGCGCCACTATATCGAGACCAAGCGCCTGATGTACGCCGACCCTGGCGCCTGGCGGGCGCTGATGGCCTATCTTGTCCAAGTCACGACCGACTATCTGAACGGCCAGATTGCGGCCGGAGCGCAGGCTGTTCAGCTGTTTGACTCGTGGATCGGCTGTCTGTCGCCCGCCGACTACCGCAGCTTCATCCTGCCCCACATGCAGGCTTTGATAGGCGGTCTGGCTCCGGGGGTGCCGGTCATCCACTTTGGCACCAACACGGCCGGCCTGCTGGAGCTGCTGGCCGAGGCTGGCGGAGACGTGATCGGGGTGGACTGGCGGACCGACCTCGACGCAGCCTGGCCGCGGATCGGCTTTGACCGAGCCGTGCAGGGCAACCTGGATCCGATCAGCCTGTTTGCCCCGCTCGATATCCTGCGCGACCGGACCGCGCGGGTGCTGGACGCGGCGGCCGGTCGTCCGGGCCACGTGTTCAACCTCGGCCACGGCATTCTGCCCCACACGCCGGTCGAGCAGGTGATTGCCCTGGTCGAGCTGGTGCACGAAATGTCGGCCCGATGA
- a CDS encoding alpha/beta hydrolase: MSELLTHHTKMINGFRMHYVTAGSGYPLVFVHGWPQSWYEWRKIMPALAERFTVIAPDLRGLGDSGRPLTGYDKRTLASDVHALVQSLGYDKIGLTGHDWGGAVAYYLAYDHPEMVERLMILDMIPGLGRTGDKMDLQLAQRFWHVFFHAGIPDLAERLVSTNVRAYLSHFYTSPDYNYSPTVFSKEDIDEYVRVYSAPGALRAGFQYYATGLNQDLDNLKSCTEKLTMPILAWGGERFMADIVSVWQGVAENVQGGAVPECGHFIAEEQPAFVIQQATGFFEPLRSRA; encoded by the coding sequence ATGTCTGAGCTTTTGACCCACCACACGAAAATGATCAACGGCTTTCGCATGCATTACGTCACGGCCGGCTCCGGCTATCCGCTGGTGTTTGTCCACGGCTGGCCGCAGAGCTGGTACGAGTGGCGCAAAATCATGCCGGCCCTGGCCGAGCGTTTTACCGTTATAGCCCCGGATCTGCGCGGGCTGGGGGATTCCGGTCGGCCGCTGACCGGCTATGACAAGCGTACCCTGGCCTCCGACGTGCACGCCCTGGTGCAGTCTCTGGGTTATGACAAGATCGGCCTGACCGGCCACGACTGGGGCGGGGCGGTAGCCTACTATCTGGCCTACGATCACCCCGAAATGGTCGAGCGGTTGATGATTCTGGATATGATACCGGGCCTGGGCCGTACCGGCGACAAAATGGACCTGCAGCTCGCCCAGCGCTTCTGGCACGTGTTTTTTCACGCCGGCATTCCCGACCTGGCCGAACGGCTGGTCAGCACCAATGTCCGGGCCTATCTGAGCCATTTCTATACCTCGCCGGACTACAACTACAGTCCGACGGTCTTCAGCAAGGAAGACATTGACGAGTATGTCCGGGTCTACTCGGCGCCTGGAGCCCTGCGCGCCGGCTTTCAGTATTACGCTACCGGCTTGAACCAGGATTTGGACAACCTCAAGAGCTGTACCGAGAAACTCACGATGCCGATCCTGGCCTGGGGCGGAGAACGCTTCATGGCCGATATCGTGTCGGTCTGGCAGGGCGTAGCCGAGAACGTGCAGGGCGGCGCGGTGCCCGAGTGTGGCCATTTTATCGCCGAAGAGCAGCCCGCGTTTGTCATTCAGCAGGCGACCGGGTTTTTCGAGCCGCTGCGCAGCCGCGCCTAG
- the sugE gene encoding quaternary ammonium compound efflux SMR transporter SugE: MAWLSVFIAGVFETVWAIGMKYSDGFSRLWPSVLTIGAMLISFGLLSYALKTLPVGTTYAVWTGIGAAGTALLGMLLFGESRDAARLVCIGLIIAGILGLRLVEQP; this comes from the coding sequence ATGGCCTGGTTGTCCGTGTTCATCGCCGGTGTGTTTGAGACGGTGTGGGCGATTGGCATGAAATACTCGGACGGCTTCAGCCGCCTGTGGCCGAGTGTGCTGACCATAGGCGCGATGCTGATCAGCTTTGGGCTGTTGTCCTACGCGCTGAAGACCCTGCCGGTCGGCACGACCTACGCAGTGTGGACCGGCATCGGGGCGGCCGGCACGGCGCTGCTGGGCATGCTGCTGTTTGGCGAATCGCGCGACGCCGCGCGGCTCGTGTGCATCGGGCTGATTATCGCCGGCATTCTCGGTCTGCGGCTGGTGGAGCAGCCCTGA
- a CDS encoding LLM class flavin-dependent oxidoreductase produces MKFGLHYQLPHAPHETAVERYRTSLDQAVYGETLGFESVWPVEQHFNAEFSLLPSPLLWLAALSERTRTIRLGIGIILLPLSHPVRVAEEVATLDTLSNGRVEFGIGRGVFPSHFAGFGIPQEESRERLLEGLELILRAWTQERFSYNGRFFQVEDLSVVPKPVQQPHPAVHVAANTAETYELMGRLGYSILSASQVNTFAKLRELIPLYRRAYREAGHQGSDRETLTLLSPVFVGESPAQIRDTVEPSIMRFIQSVINAFPPIQDDGSDRNRLLQEAADRLRRTTFEQVCEAMAVYDTPEACVERLKSLEEEFGMGRMLCWFNTGGLIPHEQVKRSMQLFADKVMPHFS; encoded by the coding sequence ATGAAATTCGGACTCCACTACCAACTCCCCCACGCGCCGCACGAAACTGCGGTCGAACGCTACCGCACCTCTCTGGACCAAGCCGTGTATGGCGAGACGCTCGGCTTCGAGTCGGTCTGGCCGGTCGAGCAGCATTTCAACGCCGAATTCTCCCTGCTGCCGTCCCCGCTGCTGTGGCTGGCCGCGCTGTCGGAACGCACCCGGACCATACGGCTCGGCATCGGGATCATCCTGCTGCCGCTGTCGCATCCGGTCCGGGTAGCCGAGGAAGTCGCCACCCTGGATACGCTCAGCAACGGCCGGGTGGAATTCGGCATCGGCAGAGGGGTGTTCCCGTCCCACTTTGCCGGCTTCGGCATCCCTCAGGAAGAGAGCCGGGAGCGGCTATTGGAGGGCCTGGAGTTGATTTTGCGAGCCTGGACCCAAGAGCGCTTCTCGTACAACGGCCGCTTTTTTCAGGTCGAAGACCTGTCCGTGGTGCCCAAGCCGGTCCAGCAGCCGCATCCGGCCGTTCATGTGGCGGCCAATACGGCCGAAACCTACGAGCTGATGGGGCGCCTGGGCTACTCCATTCTGTCGGCCTCACAGGTCAATACCTTTGCCAAGCTGCGCGAACTGATTCCCCTCTACCGCCGGGCCTACCGCGAGGCTGGACATCAGGGCTCAGACCGGGAGACCCTGACCCTGCTGTCGCCGGTCTTCGTCGGGGAGAGTCCGGCCCAGATTCGGGACACCGTCGAGCCGAGCATCATGCGCTTCATTCAGTCGGTCATCAACGCTTTTCCGCCGATTCAGGACGACGGCTCGGACAGGAACCGGCTGCTACAAGAAGCGGCCGACCGCCTGCGCCGGACCACCTTCGAGCAGGTGTGCGAGGCCATGGCGGTGTACGACACGCCCGAAGCGTGCGTAGAGCGTCTCAAGAGCCTGGAAGAAGAGTTTGGCATGGGTCGGATGCTGTGCTGGTTCAATACCGGCGGCCTGATCCCCCACGAGCAGGTCAAGCGCAGCATGCAGTTGTTTGCCGACAAAGTCATGCCGCATTTCTCATGA